The DNA segment cacccccaccccggggggCTCCCcgagcccccctgccctgccctgggggtcCCCCGGGGTGtggggggcccggggggcgggtgctggggggagggggggcagggctggggatcCCCGGGTTTGGGGACGCACAGGGCTTGGGACCCCCGGATTTGGGGACCCCCAGGGCTTGGGACACCCCGGGTTTAAGGAACCCCAGGGCCTGCGACCCCCAGGTTTGAGGACCCCCAAGTCTGGGATACCCAGGGCTCGAGACCACCAGGTTTGAAGACACCTGGGTTTGAGGATGCTCAGACTTTGGGGATCCCCCGAATTTGGGGACCCCCCAGGGGTTTGAGACCCCCGGGTTTGGGGACTTCCAGTTTTGCGGACCCCCAGGATTTTGGACACATACCCCCATTTTTGGGGACCCCCTGGGTTTGGGGACACTTGGGGCTTCGGGACCCCAGTTTTGGGGACCTCCCAGGCTTGGGAGCCACAGGGCTTGGGGACCCCCAGGGGGCTTGGAGCCCACACCCCCCAGGCAGATGCTGTGCCCTGCCGGGGGGTCCCAGCACCCCAATgcctgcaggggcaggggcttCCCTcatgcggggggggggggggctgtgttGGGGGGCTCGGGGTGACCCTCGGCTCCACATTGCTGCCAGTGCAAGACCCTCCACAGGGCGTGGGGGGGGCTCCCAGTGCCCCCGAAGCTACGGGGGTGGGGGAGCTCCATCCCCACCGAGCTGGCTCAAGCGCCGCGCCCCCTTCCCGCTGTCACCCCTGGTGGTCCCCCAAATTTCTGGGGACAAGGAGGGGGGGCCGCGGCATCGCCGCCGGTTTTCCCGACCCGGGGGGGGCCGCCCAGCACTCCCCAGCTCCCGCTTTTGTTCCCCGAACGGCCTGACATCACCGGCAGCCTATAAGCGCCGGTGCCGCCGCCGTGGTGCCGCCTGCCCGCGACCCCCGAGCGTGGGTGGCGGTGGCCGTGGCggtggcggtggtggtgggCAGCTATTCCTGaccgcccgccgcgccggctCCCGGTTATTTATTTATCGCCTAAATATAACGCAGGGGTGGGGATGGGAGGCTCGGCGTCGCCGGCGCTATCGGCATCGCCGCCCTCGCGCCCTTTGCCGGTTGAAACCGGTGGCTCACCGCTTGCCCGTGTGCCTCGCCAACCGCGGCGCTGGCTTTGCCAGGCCCAGAGAACCCTCCGGCACCCACCGTGCCAGCGCGGCAGCTGCCGGGCCCTGGGGTGGTTGGCGGGACGCCGCTGGCACGCGGGGGGTGGCGCGTTGGCGCACCGGAGGGTGGGTTTTCGGTGTGTTTAACCGGAGGGTGACGGTGGGTGACGGTGACGGCACACCCAGGGCGGTGCGTACGTACGGCTGTGCGGCTGCCGTAGGCCGGGGACGGAGGCGCGGGCGCTTGCCGGCATGGGGGGCCAGGGGGAGAACTACTACGGCAAACACGGTAAGGGTTTGGCACCTGCTTGCCGTGGGCGACGGTGGGCCTGGGGTAGTGTGGttgtgggctgggggcaccggTGGTGGCTCgccgtggggcagggggacGTCGGTGGGTCGGGGGCACCGTTGGGTGCTTGCTGTGGGTGGGGGGCATGTCGGTGTGCTGGGGGCACCGGCGGCAGCTCACCGTGGGTCAGCGGCGCGGTGGTGTCTCGCCGTGGGTCTGGGGGACGTCGGTGTGTTGGGGGCACTGTCGGTGTCTCACTGTGGGTCGGGGGCACCTTCGGTGTCTCGCCGTGGGTCTGGGGGACATCGGTGTGTTGGGGGCACCGTCGGTGTCTCGCTGTGGGTCAGGGGCACCGTCGGTGTCTCGCCGTGGGTCGAGGGGACATCGGTGGGTCGGGGGCACCGTCGGTGTCTCGCCGTGGGTCTGGGGGACATCGGTGGGTCGGGGGCACCGTCAGTGTCTCGCCGTGGGTCAGGGGGGACGTTGGTGGGTCGGGGGGCTGCCGCTCGCCACGGCACCGAGGAAGTTAAACTGCAGCggataaaagagaaaaaaaacaaacccaaaatgggtgaaaaagggggggaaacgggcaaagcaaaaccaaaagtaGCCGCGTTTCCACCGCGGTCCCCTCCCCTGgatggggggggctggggggccgcCCTCGCCGTGCACTGGCATAACCAGCACGACGGCGTCACTGGCGCCAGTGGTTAATGCTCAACTGGGACAAACTGGTTCCCACCGCGGCTCGTCACCGGGGCAGCCGCGGCCCCGTcgctggttttgggggggtccctggggttGAATTGTTCCTTgtcgccccccccccagcagtgacaccccctccccccatgctgctgttttggggtggggggtctTGGGAAGGGCTGGGGTAGGGGTTTGGCTGCTCCGGGGCCGTTGGGGTcagtgggggtggggaggacgAGCTGGGCCCCCCCAAAATAGCCTGGAGCAAAGGTGTCCCCGGtgtgggggtgctgggagccccCCTAAGGCCCCCCCAAAACAGACTGTCCCTGCCATGGGGCTCCTGGGACCCTCCCCTAAAATAAACTGtccctgctgtggggctgctgggagcCCCCCTAAGGGCACCCCAAAAGAGATGAGTCCCTGCCATGGGGCTGCTGGGAGCCCCCCTAAAGGCCCCCCAAAACAGAagtgtccccagcacaggggctgctCTGAGCCCCCCCAAAAGGCCCCCCAAAACAGATGTATCTCTGCCATGGGAATCCTGGGAGCCCCCCCAAGGCCCCCCCAAAACAGATGTGTCCCTGCCATGGGACTGCTCTGAGCCCCCCCTAAGGGTACCCCAAAACAGAcgtgtccctgtgtccctggCACAGGGGCTGCTCTGGAAGCCCCCCCAAAACAGATgcatccctgccctggggctccTTGAAGACCCCCTAAAGGCCCCCCAAAACAGACgtgtccccagcacaggggctgctCTGAGCCCCCCCAAAAGACCCCCCAAAACAGACTGTCCTTGCCATGGGGCTGCTCTGAGCCCCCCCTAGGGGCACCCCAAAACAGACGTGTCCCTGGCACAGGGGCTGCTTTGAGCCCCCCCAAAACACCCCCTCAAAACAGACTGTCCCTGTCATGGGGCTGCTGGGAGCCCCCCCAAAAGGCCCCCCAAAAGAGAGGTGTCCCCGGCTCCGGGCTGCTCCCACGGTGCTTCCCTGGCTGAATTCCCACCCTAAAAATACAGAGGGATGGTGGATCCTGGATCCTGGATCACCGTCCGCGCTGGGACAGAGCCAGGAGGGTCCCCCCACCACGATGCCCACGCTGCCGCGCCACCCCTGGGGTCCCCCCCACCATTGCTGCTCCGGCCCCACGGCGCTTCCGCGGGATTTGGGGTGTCCTGGGGAATGTTTTTGGCGCGAGCCGCGTGGGAATGGCTTTTCCAAGGGAATAATTGTTTCCACGCCAGGGAAGCGGAGGCAGGGACGGAGGGAAGTGGCTGCgggagggttttttcctcccgATTCTATTCATCCCGCTTCCACCGCTGCTCTCCATGGGTCCGGTGGGgcgaggagggggaggaagccCCTTCCTGCCATCCCGTCCAtcctctgaattatttttccattcctcCTTCACCTCCGCAGGGACGCCGCAGAAGTACGACCCGACTTTCAAAGGTCCCATCTACGACAGGTAAGTGAAGGCGCGCGCGCCGGTTTCGGTGGTGCCGCGGTGCCTGGTGTCGTGCCGGCAACGCTCCTCTTCCCgctggcaggggctgcaccGACATCATCTGCTGCGTCCTGCTGGTCATCGCCATCGTGGGCTATGTGGTGGTGGGCGTCGTGGGTATGTACCGCAGTGGGGGTCTGCGCTGGTTTTTGCTGCGGCGGGAAGTTTCTGGGAGTTGGGAATGCTCGGCTGGTGGCCGGCTCAGTGTCTGTGCCAGCGAAATCCTGTGGCAAGGGGCGTTGGGTCATCCAGATGGGGATGGAGGGTCACTGCGGGGGTCTCGCTAGCGGTGGGTAGGGGGCACTAAGGGAGCGAGGGCCGCTGGTGTAACCGCAGCCCCGTTGttctgcctccccctgcccagcctggacCCATGGGGACCCCCGGAAGGTGATCTACCCGACCGACAGTCGTGGGCAGTTCTGCGGGCAGCAGGGAACCCCTAACGAGTACGTGTCCTGGCTCGCGGCTATCGTTCACCGGCACCCCGGCATTGCCGGAGAGACCGGCACCTTGGGGTGCCGCGATGGGCAGCGCGCCCTGCCCGTGCTGCgtgctctcctctgcctgcGTGGCACGGTGGAGACCCTGCCCACTCCCAGGAGGGCACAAAccccctgcagctcctgggggtTGGGGGTACTTTGGGACCCTCCATGCCGCGGGTGTGGGTGCTTCCATCACCTCTCCTGGTGCAGGATCTTCCCCAAACCGGgatcattgttattatttttggcctgtttttgtgttttttttcccaggaagaaACCTTTCCTCTTTTACTTTGACATTGTGAAGTGTGCCAGCCCGCTGGTGCTGCTGGAATTTCAGTGCCCAACCACGCAGGTACCGACCCCCGCTCCTCGATGCTCTGCAGCTCCTTGGGAAAGCTCCGGTTCGCGGGGGTTCATGCCTTGACGCGCCGCGTCCCCGTTGCCTCTTCTCCCATCCAGATCTGCGTCAGCAAATGCCCGGACCGGTACCTGACGTACCTGAGTGCCTATGGCTCCCGCGCGGCCGGCGAGCTGGAGTACTACCGGCAATTCTGCGTCCCTGAGtttaaaaacctgcagaagGTGGGTGGCAGGGAGCGCGGCAGTGGCGTTTCTCCGTCAGCCCCGGCGATGCTGGCGTTCTCTGGTGCGGTAATTCCTGCCCAAAGCTCACATCCCCACTCGCTGTCCCCATCCAGGCTCCTGTGGAGGTACTGAAGGACAAGGAGTGCCCGGCCATGATTATCCCCAGCACACCACGTATGTCTGGAGGGCTAACGAGCTGATTAATGAGCTGATTAATGAGCCTGCTGGCTTCTGGCAGGGTCAGGGGAAGCAGCCGCCTCGCAGGCTGCCCCTTGGTGGCATTTTTTGGGGGAGTCGGAGGCTCCTGTTTGGGGTTTCTGGGGATCCGGTGTCTGTTTGGGACGGTGGGGAGGGGGTTTTGATTGTTTTCCCGGGGTGGTTGGGCGAGCGTGGCCGGCGGTTTGCGATGCTGAGTTCCCCCTTCTTGCCCAGTGGCGCGGCGATGCTTCCCGGCCATCCGGGCCAAGAAGGGTGTCATCATGGTTGGCAACGAGACCACGTACGACGACGGCCATGGGCACCGGAGGAACGTCACCGAGCTGCTGGAAGGGGCCAAGTGAGTCCCCACGGTCCCCAGTCACTTCGCTTTTGCTGGGGCGGTGCCGAGAGCGAGCGCGTGCGGCGATACCGGCAGCGTGGCAGGGATGCGGCCACACCTGAGGGAGCCTCTTAATGAGCTTCTTCGTTATTGCTGCTTCACGCGGAAGAGGAGCAAAGGCTTTTATCTGTTGGCACTTCTGCACCACTTTCCTGGATGGATTTATGCCATGGGAGAGCCTTGAAAGCCCTGGCACGGAGCCCCCGCCTTGGCAAGACACGCTGTGCCGCAACCCCGTGTTTGAAATGGGAGCtggaagcagggacagaggGGAAGCAGCGGGGGCAGCTTGAAGGAATACAGGGCCAGGAAACCCGCCTTGGTCTTGTtggattttcttgttttcagggAATCCGGCCGAGGGCTGCGTGGCGGGGAAGGACAAGGGACCATTGAGGCAGCGCCGAGTGCCGGCAGCGGGTGCAGGCAGAGCCGCGCTGGGGCTGATGCTCCTGCTCCTTTCCCCCTCGGCTTCTGCttcatctgtgttttatttctgttgcagaaaagCAAACGTGGTCCTGGAAACCAGACAACTGGCCATGAAGATCTTCGAAGATTACACCGTTTCCTGGTACTGGATAATCATGTGCGTACGGGCCAAGCCATGCGTTACGGTCATCCCGTCCCACCGTGCTGGGTGCCTGCAACAGACTTGGTGCCGCCCTCAGAATTGGGGCAAAACTTGTGAAATAccgttttctttcttttttttcccctgcctttgcATCGTTTCCACTCAAACTAAAGGAGaggcgggtgtgtgtgtgtgtgtgtgttttggagCAACTCCTGCTCGCGCTCCGTCCCCTCCGCCTTCAGCGATTCCCAATTTTAAGGCTCCTGTCATGAACAGCTTGAGGACGAGCTGACCGATGGAGGGAagcggtggggagggggtggcatCGCCCGTTTTTTGACAcgctgctgccttcctcccacAGAGGCCTCGTCATCGCCATGGTGGCCAGCTTCATCTTCATCGTCCTGCTCCGCTTCCTGGCTGGGATCATGGTCTGGGTGATGATCGTGATGGTCATCCTGGTGCTGGGCTACGGTGAGCGAGGGGTGGGGAgctcccccttctcctttccctggcTATAGTGGGATTTGCACAAAGGTCTTGCGCCGCGTCCCCCCGCATCTTCAACCCCGGCGTCTGCCACCATCTCGGTCTCCGCTTTTCAGTGCGGACGGAAcaattttcctggtttttgcCGCAGGAATCTTCCACTGTTACATGGAATATGCCAAATTGAAAGGGGAAGCGGGTTCTGACATCTCCCTGAAGGACCTGGGATTTCAGACCGACCTACGCGTCTACCTCCACCTGCGGCAGACGTGGCTGGCGTTCAGTGAGTCTCCGTCCTCCTGGGGCCgcaggaggggacagggtggctgtgccccagccctgggggaaGGTGGGGCGCGGAGGTTCGGGGTCTTCTCAGTCTCCTCACAGCTCTACGCAAAGTGCTGGGATAAGGAGGGTGGATTTGTTCGATGTCGCCACCACTACGAGGTGGGATGACTGGCCACGGGGTGGGTGCTGCTCTTCCATGTGGGCCGCAGTGCTGGACGTCCCCTACCACGATGGGTTGGCTTTTGGGAAGGCAAAGGTGGCCATCGAGCACCACCCGTGCCCTCGTGCTACCCAGggctccccttctcctcccagtGATCATCCTGTGCATCGTGGAGGTGGTCATCATACTGCTGCTCGTCTTCCTCCGCAAGAGGATCCTCATCGCCATCGCGCTCATTAAGGAGGCCAGCAGGTCTGGGTGGCCCCTGTCCCCAAGCAGAGGTGGCCGTTGTCACCCGTCACGGCAGGAGGACTCGGGGTGGATGGGCTCCTGTCGCCACCGGGATTTTAACCAGGTTTTAACCATCTTCTCGGCAGGGCTGTCGGCCACATCATGATGTCGCTGCTCTTCCCGCTGTGCACCTTCTtcctgctgtgcctctgcaTCGCCTACTGGGCCAGCACTGCCGTGtatcctttcttcttcctcttcccgGCgcctctgcttcccaggaaggAAGCTGCTCGGAAATCAAAGGTCTTCCAGGGCGCCGAACATCTCACGGGATTAGTAACGCGCCCGGGTGCAAAGCTGCCAGCTCAAGCCTCGAAGtttaaacttaaaataaaacctaaaagaGCGATGGCAGGAGGGTGGCGACAGCGGATCCGAGCGAGGGCTCAGGTCTGGCCTTTGCAGAACCGCATCTCCTTAACCCTTGCGCTGCAGCTTCCTCTCCACCTCCAACGAGGCGATCTACAAGGTGTTCAACGAGACCGCGTGCCAGTTTTCCGGCCAGACCTGCAAACCGGAGGTGAGGACGTTGGGGAAACCCGTATGAACACTGGGCTTAATCAGTCACAtttattacaggaaaaatatttgggtGGCTCTTTGAGCCTTACAGCAATTTGAGTGTAATTCCGCCTTTCTGAGCTCGTTTACATCACAGAGTTATTTTCCTTCAAGCCGTTGGGTGcgcaaagctgatttttttggTCCGAGTGAATGCTACCAAAAGAATTAAGCAGGATAATGTCTTCTGCAAGTTGGGATTGCTTTGGGTTGACCGAAAGGTGCCGTCAGCCTGCCCAGCGGCACAACTCCGGTCACCAGCTGAGCGTCTGCTGTCCTCTCTAGACCTTCAACGTGAGCAACGTCACCAAGCTGTGCCCCGACGCCCAGTGCCTCTTTGCATTCTATGGAGGAGAGACAGCGTACCACAAGTACCTCATCATCCTGCAGTTCTTCAACGTCTTCATGTTCTTCTGGCTCGCCAACTTCGTGATCGCGCTGGGCCAGGTGACGCTGGCGGGGGCCTTCGCGTCGTACTACTGGGCCTTCAAGAAACCCGACGACATGCCCGCCTTCCCCCTCTTCTCAGCCTTCGGCCGTGCGCTCCGGTACGTCCCTCCCGAGGGCAACTCGTGAGCTTCTCGAGGTTGTCCCCTTCTAATGGCAGCCATCGTCCCCAGGTACCACACCGGCTCGCTGGCCTTCGGCTCTCTGATCCTCGCCATCATCCAAGTCATCAGGGTCATCCTGGAGTATCTGGACCACAGGTTAAAAGGTACCAAAGTGGGAAACGAGTAGACCAACAAAGTTGGCTGCTTCTGCGTTCCTCAGTGCCAGAGCTCATGGCTAACGTCCAGGGGAATCGTTTCAGTATTTCAGTAGAGAATCAGGATTTTCCTTTAGGATCCCATAGTCGAGCTCTTTCTCTGAGAGGTGTTGCAGGGTAGGAGCCGGGGGATGTGCCGTCAGGCCAGCCAGGCCTGGGTGTCCGTCCAGGTGCCCGGGATGCCGGTGTCTGGCTGTACGACCCTGTCGATTGTGAAACGTAACCAGCAAGCGGGAGCATGTGGAGGGCCAGGGAGGCATGGAGAGAGGGGGGAGGATGCGATGGGGCAGTGGGACATCTCGTCGGGGACCCTGACGTTGCTTCTGTAAGGAAAGGCGTCCCTGGCTTTGGCTGCTCACTCTCTCCCTTGgcgctcctccagctgcagataATAAGTTTGCCAAGTTCCTCCTGAGCTGCCTGAAGTGCTGCTTCTGGTGCCTGGAAAAATTCATCAAATTCCTCAACAGAAACGCATACATCATGGTAAGAGTCTCCCAACTGTCATGTCCAAAGGGCTACGGTGGGGGCGGTTTGGGTGGCTGTTGAGAGCCGTGGCTCCCAGCGGCACGGGTGGACAAAGCTTTGGAGCCTTTCCCAGCCGTGTTGCTCTGGCTTCGGGAGGCGCCTTCCTGGAGACACCACGCAGGGttggggggctgcagctctcGGTGCCCATGCAGCCTGACCTACCAGGGGAGGTAGAAGCGCTCGGCAGGGTGGGATTTATCAAGTTTTGCTTGAAGATGGGATTAATCATACCCTCTTCTTAGCGGTGAGCTCAGCGCAGCTCCgtttctctcttcccccaccccgTTTTTCTGGGACCCCCTCTAGATCGCTGTCTACGGCACCAACTTCTGCACCTCTGCCAGGAACGCGTTCTCCCTGCTGATGAGGAACATCATTAGGTGAGGTCCTGGTGGGCTCCAGGGCTCCACTCTCCACCGCAGACTCAGTTATTTCCAAGCCCCTTCTGGCTGCCAAAGATCAGCCCAGATCTGCCTGCCTTGTTCCCAGGCTTTCATGGCGCTTTGTGCCACCTTCGCAACACGCGGGCACGTCGGCCGCTTCCCCCCGCGCTTCCTTCTGAGCTGGGGGGGAAAAGGATGCGGACGCTCGTCTCTGTCTTGTTTGCAGGGTGGCCGTTCTAGATAAAGTCACAgatttcctcttcttccttggTAAACTCCTCATCGTGGGAAGCGTCGGTAAGCGCTGGGGACAGGGagtttctcctcagggctgctccaggCCTTCATAGGTGGCTGCACCTTCCCAAAACCTCCGCACTCTTCACCCTCCCGCAAAACCGCTCCTTTCCATCCTGTTTCACATCCTCCCCGcacccctctgctgcctgccttctgcCAGGCACCCCACAGCCATTTCCATCGTTTGCTTTCCCAGGAATCCTTGCCTTCTTCTTCTTCACCCAGCGGATAAAGCTGGTCCAGGACACAGCGCCGCCGCTGAATTACTACTGGGTCCCCATTCTGGTGAGCCGCTTTCTGGGCTTTGGGGGAGTGTGGAGGCAGTGGAGAGCGATCCTTAACACGAATGCCGTAAAAACGCCCCTTCGCCCGCTGCTTCTGAAGGACCTTCTTTGTTGGGGGTGTTTGGCCCCGTTGAAACAAGCCCTTTGTTCCGGCCAGCCGCGAAGAGGTGTCTCGCCCTTCCCATGCTGCCCACATTGGCCCCCGTCCACCATCGCCGCTGAGGCCTTTTGTCCGGAATCGGGCTTCTCTGAACAGTCCTGCCCTGTTCacttctctgcctttccctggGGAATTTGGGATTCAGCAGGTTTCCTCCTCCCGGCCAAGGGAGCAGGGCTTTGCGCTCTTTGCCAATGCCAGGGTGCGGCATGACGACACCGTTTCTCTTTGCAGACGGTGATTGTGGGCTCCTACCTCATTGCCCACGGGTTCTTCAGCGTGTACGGCATGTGCGTGGACAccctcttcctctgcttctgtaAGTATCTGCCTCAGAGGGTCCGTCCCCTGCTGGGTGGCCATTTGGGGCAGGGAGTGAAACCTCCCCCCCGTTGGGGCCGAACCCCAGAGTTGTGCAGATTTGGGGTTTCCTCCAAATTCCCGTGGCCTCTCTGCGGGGTTTTCTCCCACTTTTTTGCTTTGCCAAACTCCCTCCTGCGTTCTCACCAGCATCTGCTTTTGCAACAGAAACCCACAGCCGTTCTTTGGGTCTCCTGTGGTTTCTCTTGGTCTTTCTGTTTTGGTGCTTTGGTCTTGGTGGAACCTAACTGCAActaacttctgttttcctttttgttttttttttttcttcttcttctttctcctttcttccttcccctcaaCTCGCCTCTTCATCTCTCTCCTCACATGTTCTCCACCCTTCATCTCCACCCTGCCTCCTCCCGGCTTTTCCGCTCTTTCTCACTCTTCCCCATCTTCTTCCCGGGGTTGCGGAAAGGTGAAGATCTGGAGAGGAACGATGGATCCCCCGAGAGGCCTTACTACATGTCCCCCGAGCTGAGTGAGATCCTGCTGAAGGGCAACCTAGAGCCTTCCAAAAGCGCCGATAGCCAAGGCTAGGGGCTGGCCCCGGGAGGAAGGCTGCGTGCCTGGAGGGGGGGCCGCGGGACGCTCTCGGCCCCCCAACCCAAGCAGCGTTCTCCTAACCCCCCTGGGTGGCAACCATGGTGCAGATCCTTCCCCTGGATGtcctctgcagcctggaggGCGGAGGGGGTGCCGGTTCCTCAGTGCCCCGTGCTGTATCAAACCTACCTTCCTGCCCAACAATGAATATTCCTGTATGGAGAGAACGAACCCAGAGCGTCACCTAGAGTTAATCTGGGCTCCCACGTGTCCGGCAGCGCCTGGACGCGCCCGGGTGCCAATATAGGGTTGCGTTTCATGTTGAAGCGGAGATTTTTGTTCCTAACGGCCAGCTGTGGAAGGGATGGGAGAGCTGCGGCGCCGGCGGCAGGCACCCGGCGTTGTTTGCGGTTTGTGGGACGGGTCGAGTGGGTTCCACAGCTTGAGAACTGGTCTCTCTGtgctttcctctttgttttgcCCCCAGCAGAGAGCAACAAGCCTCGCTCCTCGCCCACTCTTTCTATGCAAAACAGGGTTGGCgcgcttaaaaaaaaaaaaaaaacagagttCTTGGTGAGAATGCAGATCCGTTGCTTTTAAGTCTGTTGCATCAGCAGGGTCCTCCTGGCAAAATGGAGCTCGCCCTTCCCGCAGCCGAAAGCTCCTGTTCCCACGTGCCGTCGGTTTAGGGAAGCTGAAAAGAGCCGTTGCCGTTAAAACTTTGACTGGCAGCATCCCTTGTTTCAAAACGGCGTCTCCGGCTGGTTGCGTGGAGGTTTAATCACTGCGGGGAGGTGGTGGCTCGTCCTGGGAGCTGCCTGGTGGGCTCTGCTCTCCCACCACCCCGCCAGGGTGGTTGAGTTGATGGTTTGGCTTCTGTCTGGCGGCGGCTTCTAGCGGGggggaggagctgcagggctgtaACGACTTTCCACGCTTGCAAAGCgtctgcagccctgcaggctggggtggctgtgggaaggcagagggagcCCACGTGGAGGGCGAGTCCCTGCGCTGGTGACTTCTAATTGCCGCGGGTTCGTTAAGGCGATGTCCGGAGGAGCGGTGTGAGCGTCCCCGACGGGGCTACAGGGAAACCGTGCGTTGCACTGGCAGGTGTTACACTGGGGATGTGTCGTGGCATCTCTGCGGCTTGAGAAAtcagagcaaaaaaaccccagtttgatggggaggcagctggtgggggctgcagcccctaAAGGAACAGCAGCCAAGCCCTGGCTGGAGCCTGGCCTCATTTTCTCCTCTTGATAGTCCAGAAATGgtcaaattttttttaaaaaaaagccattctGGCCACGTGCTGCCCGGGTAGCCGGATCTCCTGTTAGAAATCCTCACACGGCCAGAGTGCCCCGTCTCACAAGTCCTGCCCTCTTAGGACAAAGCCGTAGTGTTAACACTCGTGTTTTCATCGCGGAGAAGTACTGAAATCCCTCTCAAAATATCCCAGGGCGCTTTCACTCGAcgctgaggctgctgctttgtgggtttgtttggtttggggttggacagttgtttggttttcgttgttttttttcttttcttttttggtggCTGTGATTTTCCTACCGCTTCTTGTTGGCGCAGCTGCTTGGCTTTGAGCGGCGAGAGGCTGCGCGGCGTGTTCGGCGCTGGGAATACACCTCGTGATTATGTATGCGTGGTGTGTTGATGAGGGCGTCGGGCACCCGGCAAGCAGCGCCAAGTGA comes from the Falco naumanni isolate bFalNau1 chromosome 13 unlocalized genomic scaffold, bFalNau1.pat SUPER_13_unloc_2, whole genome shotgun sequence genome and includes:
- the SLC44A2 gene encoding choline transporter-like protein 2 isoform X2 gives rise to the protein MGGQGENYYGKHGTPQKYDPTFKGPIYDRGCTDIICCVLLVIAIVGYVVVGVVAWTHGDPRKVIYPTDSRGQFCGQQGTPNEKKPFLFYFDIVKCASPLVLLEFQCPTTQICVSKCPDRYLTYLSAYGSRAAGELEYYRQFCVPEFKNLQKAPVEVLKDKECPAMIIPSTPLARRCFPAIRAKKGVIMVGNETTYDDGHGHRRNVTELLEGAKKANVVLETRQLAMKIFEDYTVSWYWIIIGLVIAMVASFIFIVLLRFLAGIMVWVMIVMVILVLGYGIFHCYMEYAKLKGEAGSDISLKDLGFQTDLRVYLHLRQTWLAFMIILCIVEVVIILLLVFLRKRILIAIALIKEASRAVGHIMMSLLFPLCTFFLLCLCIAYWASTAVFLSTSNEAIYKVFNETACQFSGQTCKPETFNVSNVTKLCPDAQCLFAFYGGETAYHKYLIILQFFNVFMFFWLANFVIALGQVTLAGAFASYYWAFKKPDDMPAFPLFSAFGRALRYHTGSLAFGSLILAIIQVIRVILEYLDHRLKAADNKFAKFLLSCLKCCFWCLEKFIKFLNRNAYIMIAVYGTNFCTSARNAFSLLMRNIIRVAVLDKVTDFLFFLGKLLIVGSVGILAFFFFTQRIKLVQDTAPPLNYYWVPILTVIVGSYLIAHGFFSVYGMCVDTLFLCFCEDLERNDGSPERPYYMSPELSEILLKGNLEPSKSADSQG
- the SLC44A2 gene encoding choline transporter-like protein 2 isoform X4 — translated: MGGQGENYYGKHGTPQKYDPTFKGPIYDRGCTDIICCVLLVIAIVGYVVVGVVAWTHGDPRKVIYPTDSRGQFCGQQGTPNEKKPFLFYFDIVKCASPLVLLEFQCPTTQICVSKCPDRYLTYLSAYGSRAAGELEYYRQFCVPEFKNLQKAPVEVLKDKECPAMIIPSTPLARRCFPAIRAKKGVIMVGNETTYDDGHGHRRNVTELLEGAKKANVVLETRQLAMKIFEDYTVSWYWIIIGLVIAMVASFIFIVLLRFLAGIMVWVMIVMVILVLGYGIFHCYMEYAKLKGEAGSDISLKDLGFQTDLRVYLHLRQTWLAFMIILCIVEVVIILLLVFLRKRILIAIALIKEASRAVGHIMMSLLFPLCTFFLLCLCIAYWASTAVFLSTSNEAIYKVFNETACQFSGQTCKPETFNVSNVTKLCPDAQCLFAFYGGETAYHKYLIILQFFNVFMFFWLANFVIALGQVTLAGAFASYYWAFKKPDDMPAFPLFSAFGRALRYHTGSLAFGSLILAIIQVIRVILEYLDHRLKAADNKFAKFLLSCLKCCFWCLEKFIKFLNRNAYIMIAVYGTNFCTSARNAFSLLMRNIIRVAVLDKVTDFLFFLGKLLIVGSVGILAFFFFTQRIKLVQDTAPPLNYYWVPILTVIVGSYLIAHGFFSVYGMCVDTLFLCFLEDLERNDGSAEKPYFMSPNLKKLLKKTNKGQPDA
- the SLC44A2 gene encoding choline transporter-like protein 2 isoform X1 — translated: MEEPAAGSRDPAGAYGTPQKYDPTFKGPIYDRGCTDIICCVLLVIAIVGYVVVGVVAWTHGDPRKVIYPTDSRGQFCGQQGTPNEKKPFLFYFDIVKCASPLVLLEFQCPTTQICVSKCPDRYLTYLSAYGSRAAGELEYYRQFCVPEFKNLQKAPVEVLKDKECPAMIIPSTPLARRCFPAIRAKKGVIMVGNETTYDDGHGHRRNVTELLEGAKKANVVLETRQLAMKIFEDYTVSWYWIIIGLVIAMVASFIFIVLLRFLAGIMVWVMIVMVILVLGYGIFHCYMEYAKLKGEAGSDISLKDLGFQTDLRVYLHLRQTWLAFMIILCIVEVVIILLLVFLRKRILIAIALIKEASRAVGHIMMSLLFPLCTFFLLCLCIAYWASTAVFLSTSNEAIYKVFNETACQFSGQTCKPETFNVSNVTKLCPDAQCLFAFYGGETAYHKYLIILQFFNVFMFFWLANFVIALGQVTLAGAFASYYWAFKKPDDMPAFPLFSAFGRALRYHTGSLAFGSLILAIIQVIRVILEYLDHRLKAADNKFAKFLLSCLKCCFWCLEKFIKFLNRNAYIMIAVYGTNFCTSARNAFSLLMRNIIRVAVLDKVTDFLFFLGKLLIVGSVGILAFFFFTQRIKLVQDTAPPLNYYWVPILTVIVGSYLIAHGFFSVYGMCVDTLFLCFCEDLERNDGSPERPYYMSPELSEILLKGNLEPSKSADSQG
- the SLC44A2 gene encoding choline transporter-like protein 2 isoform X3, giving the protein MEEPAAGSRDPAGAYGTPQKYDPTFKGPIYDRGCTDIICCVLLVIAIVGYVVVGVVAWTHGDPRKVIYPTDSRGQFCGQQGTPNEKKPFLFYFDIVKCASPLVLLEFQCPTTQICVSKCPDRYLTYLSAYGSRAAGELEYYRQFCVPEFKNLQKAPVEVLKDKECPAMIIPSTPLARRCFPAIRAKKGVIMVGNETTYDDGHGHRRNVTELLEGAKKANVVLETRQLAMKIFEDYTVSWYWIIIGLVIAMVASFIFIVLLRFLAGIMVWVMIVMVILVLGYGIFHCYMEYAKLKGEAGSDISLKDLGFQTDLRVYLHLRQTWLAFMIILCIVEVVIILLLVFLRKRILIAIALIKEASRAVGHIMMSLLFPLCTFFLLCLCIAYWASTAVFLSTSNEAIYKVFNETACQFSGQTCKPETFNVSNVTKLCPDAQCLFAFYGGETAYHKYLIILQFFNVFMFFWLANFVIALGQVTLAGAFASYYWAFKKPDDMPAFPLFSAFGRALRYHTGSLAFGSLILAIIQVIRVILEYLDHRLKAADNKFAKFLLSCLKCCFWCLEKFIKFLNRNAYIMIAVYGTNFCTSARNAFSLLMRNIIRVAVLDKVTDFLFFLGKLLIVGSVGILAFFFFTQRIKLVQDTAPPLNYYWVPILTVIVGSYLIAHGFFSVYGMCVDTLFLCFLEDLERNDGSAEKPYFMSPNLKKLLKKTNKGQPDA